Proteins from a genomic interval of Caulobacter sp. NIBR1757:
- a CDS encoding S8 family serine peptidase: protein MEQFPDRKGARRLVGALALVLALAGPAAAQLPSLPGAGLPGGGLPSGGEVGGRVRGTLDDVQGSLERLNDLADQRVDALKELIRRHPREIDIDDHGGPVVRGQILAVAPTAASLTAAQAAGFAILRRETLEGGLEAVILSPPPGLNARQALKRLRKADPAGDYDFNHIYSGAGETAPLPMMAAAPVVATGVQAAGGGLRIGLIDSGVDVGHPALAVARIEQRSFAPGGVRPAAHGTAAASLLAGRAGAFRGAAPGATVLAADVYGTGPTGGSADAVARALGWMEASGAPVVNISLVGPQNALVRAMVRRLSAKGVLLVAAVGNDGPAAPPLYPAAWPEVISVTGVDRRDRVLPEACRGTHVDFAAPGSDMAAARPGGGYSAMRGTSFAAPLVAGRLALLRRGHSPAQAVAALGAEARDLGPRGPDRIYGRGLVAADLRMAPPGRR, encoded by the coding sequence ATGGAGCAATTCCCCGATCGAAAGGGCGCGCGCCGCCTGGTCGGCGCCCTGGCGCTGGTCCTTGCCCTGGCGGGGCCGGCGGCGGCCCAGTTGCCGTCCTTGCCGGGCGCGGGGTTGCCCGGTGGCGGCCTGCCCTCGGGCGGCGAGGTCGGCGGCCGGGTCCGTGGAACCCTCGATGACGTTCAGGGCTCGCTCGAACGGCTCAATGACCTGGCCGACCAGCGGGTCGACGCGCTGAAGGAGCTGATCCGCCGCCACCCGCGCGAGATCGACATCGACGACCACGGCGGCCCCGTCGTGCGCGGCCAGATCCTCGCCGTCGCCCCCACGGCGGCCTCGCTGACAGCGGCCCAGGCCGCGGGCTTCGCCATCCTGCGCCGCGAGACCCTGGAGGGCGGGCTGGAGGCCGTGATCCTGTCGCCGCCGCCCGGCCTCAACGCCCGCCAGGCCCTCAAGCGACTGCGCAAGGCCGACCCGGCCGGCGACTACGACTTCAACCACATCTATTCGGGGGCCGGAGAGACCGCGCCCCTGCCGATGATGGCCGCCGCGCCCGTCGTCGCCACAGGCGTCCAGGCCGCCGGCGGGGGCTTGCGCATCGGCCTGATCGACAGCGGGGTCGATGTGGGCCACCCGGCCCTGGCCGTAGCCCGCATCGAGCAGCGGTCCTTCGCGCCCGGCGGCGTCCGGCCCGCCGCCCACGGCACCGCCGCCGCCTCCCTGCTGGCCGGCCGGGCCGGAGCCTTCCGCGGCGCCGCCCCCGGCGCCACCGTGCTGGCGGCCGACGTCTATGGAACCGGCCCGACCGGCGGCTCGGCGGACGCCGTGGCCCGCGCCCTCGGCTGGATGGAGGCGTCGGGCGCGCCGGTGGTCAACATCAGCCTGGTCGGACCCCAGAACGCCCTGGTCAGGGCCATGGTCCGCCGCCTCAGCGCCAAGGGCGTGCTGCTGGTCGCCGCCGTCGGCAACGACGGGCCGGCCGCGCCGCCGCTCTATCCCGCCGCCTGGCCGGAGGTGATCTCGGTGACCGGGGTCGATCGCCGGGACCGGGTGCTGCCCGAGGCCTGCCGGGGAACCCATGTCGACTTCGCCGCTCCCGGCTCGGACATGGCCGCCGCCCGCCCCGGCGGGGGCTATAGCGCCATGCGCGGCACCTCCTTCGCCGCGCCGCTGGTGGCCGGCCGGCTGGCCCTCCTGCGCCGGGGCCACAGCCCGGCCCAGGCGGTCGCCGCCCTGGGGGCCGAGGCGCGGGATCTCGGCCCGCGCGGACCCGACCGCATCTATGGCCGAGGCCTGGTCGCCGCCGACCTGCGCATGGCCCCGCCCGGCCGCCGCTGA
- a CDS encoding RNA polymerase sigma factor, with protein sequence MDPFERGIVDLLPRLRRFARALAGSRADADDLCQIAVERALARRAQWMPGTRLDSWTMRILKNAWIDETRSRGRKARLFDAPEAGERVADPFVASPAERDDAYAVGQAMARLPEDQRLAVALVLVEGLSYAEAAEVMEIPSGTVASRVARGRMGLMAQLETVE encoded by the coding sequence TTGGACCCGTTCGAGCGCGGGATCGTCGATCTGCTGCCGCGCCTGCGCCGATTCGCGCGGGCGCTGGCGGGGTCGCGCGCCGATGCCGACGACCTGTGCCAGATCGCCGTCGAGCGGGCCCTGGCCCGGCGAGCCCAATGGATGCCGGGGACAAGACTGGACAGCTGGACCATGCGCATCCTGAAGAACGCCTGGATCGACGAGACCCGCAGCCGGGGCCGCAAGGCCCGGCTGTTCGACGCCCCCGAGGCGGGAGAGCGGGTGGCCGATCCGTTCGTGGCCAGCCCGGCCGAGCGCGACGATGCCTATGCGGTCGGCCAGGCCATGGCCCGGCTGCCCGAGGACCAGCGGCTGGCCGTCGCCCTGGTGCTGGTCGAGGGCCTGTCCTACGCCGAGGCCGCCGAGGTCATGGAGATCCCGTCCGGCACCGTGGCCAGCCGGGTGGCGCGCGGCCGCATGGGGCTGATGGCCCAGCTGGAGACGGTGGAATGA
- a CDS encoding M10 family metallopeptidase C-terminal domain-containing protein, with amino-acid sequence MQAIETAAVAGDDPDIEVPDDGLPPIDPLAAIDWGGLLLQTGKYDDAGRMIIDVYFGGPADHPSLPAWSAEAKAAVWAVLDRFASIINIAYRETPTMAGSDFRLFGYTAENQGLSLGDFDPPGEPNAGLGRFDFSARGWDAEGLQPGGYGFNTLLHEFGHGFALAHPHDNGGGSDVLPGVTGPFDHGFGFTFIGQYVNQAVWTMMSYVDGWDQHPQGNIDVDGYGNVAGPMAWDIAMLQRKYGANMDWATGDDVYLLPAADGSGTGYSAIWDAGGYSDWIIAGAAMDVTIDLRPATLLYQNGSAGWVSHATGVHGGYTIANGVIIENAAGGAGHDSLTGNGVTNLLNGLGGNDVLYGMAGDDYLNGGAGDDRLIGGAGYDTAVYADAASGVTVRLAQVVQTTGGAGRDRFESIESVEGSAFNDILSGNAGNNRLDGGAGDDRLDGLDGNDILEGGAGNDKLVGGEGDDTLGDTYGGADSLYGGAGNDELTILHNASSLKVVVDGGDGNDRFTLDAPGGMTFAYGGAGDDSFMLRAEATVSGGAGSDSYGFSDLYAGPGPTIITDFEGGAGGDVLYLQALFELAFQGWDTVSNPFMAGYVRLVASGANTLLQVDFDAFAGDLGFNTLIVFKNLALNALTLDNLGYAPPSIILGTPGPDTLAGGKADDIIQGLGGNDSLKGNAGQDSLDGGDGDDLLYGLAGDDSLFGGAGADKLTAGDGRDALEGGTGNDQLIGGAGSDLMTGGVGADLFVYTATSDSLVIDMDLIADFAAGAGDRISLVGIDANLNAAGNQAFVFASAFTGVAGQLVRAFDADSGRTTVSGDVNGDGQADFAFQMLGNHTVSSVGWLL; translated from the coding sequence ATGCAAGCTATCGAGACAGCCGCCGTGGCCGGCGATGACCCGGACATCGAGGTTCCGGACGACGGCCTGCCGCCGATCGATCCGCTGGCGGCCATCGACTGGGGTGGCCTCCTGCTGCAGACCGGCAAGTACGACGACGCCGGCCGGATGATCATCGACGTCTACTTCGGCGGCCCCGCCGACCATCCCTCGCTGCCCGCCTGGTCGGCCGAGGCCAAGGCCGCCGTCTGGGCCGTGCTCGACCGGTTCGCCTCGATCATCAACATCGCCTATCGCGAAACCCCGACCATGGCCGGCAGCGACTTCCGCCTGTTCGGCTACACCGCAGAAAACCAGGGCCTATCGCTGGGCGACTTCGACCCGCCCGGCGAGCCGAACGCCGGCCTGGGCCGCTTCGACTTCTCCGCCCGCGGCTGGGACGCCGAGGGGCTGCAGCCGGGGGGCTACGGCTTCAACACCCTGCTGCACGAGTTCGGCCACGGCTTCGCCCTGGCCCACCCGCATGACAATGGCGGCGGCTCGGACGTCCTGCCCGGCGTCACCGGCCCCTTCGACCACGGCTTCGGCTTCACCTTCATCGGCCAGTACGTCAACCAGGCGGTCTGGACGATGATGTCCTACGTCGATGGCTGGGATCAGCATCCGCAAGGCAACATCGACGTCGATGGCTACGGCAACGTCGCCGGCCCCATGGCCTGGGACATCGCCATGCTGCAGCGGAAGTACGGCGCCAACATGGACTGGGCGACGGGCGACGACGTCTACCTCCTGCCGGCCGCCGACGGCTCCGGAACCGGTTACAGCGCCATCTGGGACGCCGGCGGTTATTCCGACTGGATCATCGCCGGCGCGGCGATGGACGTCACCATCGACCTGCGGCCCGCCACCCTGCTGTACCAGAACGGCAGCGCCGGCTGGGTTTCCCATGCGACCGGCGTCCATGGTGGCTACACGATCGCCAACGGAGTCATCATCGAGAACGCCGCCGGCGGGGCCGGCCATGACAGCCTGACCGGCAACGGCGTCACCAACCTGCTGAACGGCCTCGGCGGCAATGACGTCCTGTACGGGATGGCGGGTGACGACTACCTGAACGGCGGCGCGGGCGACGACCGCCTGATCGGCGGCGCCGGCTACGACACCGCCGTCTATGCCGACGCCGCCTCTGGCGTCACCGTCCGACTGGCGCAGGTTGTCCAGACCACCGGCGGGGCCGGCCGCGACCGGTTCGAGAGCATCGAGTCGGTCGAGGGCTCGGCCTTCAACGACATCCTCTCTGGCAATGCCGGCAACAATCGGCTGGACGGCGGGGCCGGCGACGATCGTCTCGACGGCCTGGACGGCAACGATATCCTCGAAGGCGGCGCGGGCAATGACAAGCTGGTCGGCGGCGAGGGCGACGACACCCTCGGCGACACCTACGGCGGGGCCGACAGCCTATACGGCGGGGCCGGGAATGACGAACTGACCATCCTGCACAACGCTTCCAGCCTGAAGGTCGTGGTCGATGGCGGCGATGGCAATGACCGCTTCACGCTGGACGCGCCCGGCGGCATGACCTTCGCCTACGGCGGGGCCGGCGACGACAGCTTCATGCTGCGCGCCGAAGCCACGGTGTCGGGCGGGGCGGGATCGGACAGCTACGGCTTCTCCGACCTCTATGCGGGCCCCGGCCCGACCATCATCACCGACTTCGAGGGCGGGGCCGGCGGCGATGTTCTGTATCTGCAGGCCCTGTTCGAACTGGCCTTCCAGGGCTGGGACACGGTCAGCAACCCCTTCATGGCCGGCTATGTCCGGCTGGTCGCCAGCGGGGCCAACACCCTGCTGCAGGTCGACTTCGACGCCTTCGCCGGCGACCTCGGCTTCAACACCCTGATCGTGTTCAAGAACCTCGCCCTCAACGCCCTGACCCTCGACAACCTCGGCTACGCCCCGCCGTCGATCATCCTCGGCACCCCCGGACCGGACACCCTGGCCGGCGGCAAGGCCGACGACATCATCCAGGGCCTCGGCGGCAACGACAGCCTCAAGGGCAACGCCGGTCAGGACAGCCTCGACGGCGGCGACGGCGACGACCTGCTCTACGGCCTGGCCGGCGACGACAGCCTGTTCGGCGGCGCGGGGGCGGACAAGCTGACCGCCGGCGACGGCCGCGACGCCCTCGAGGGCGGCACGGGCAACGACCAACTGATCGGCGGCGCGGGCAGCGACCTGATGACCGGCGGGGTCGGCGCCGACCTCTTCGTCTACACCGCCACGAGCGACAGCCTGGTCATCGACATGGACCTGATCGCCGACTTCGCGGCCGGCGCGGGCGACCGCATCAGCCTCGTGGGCATCGACGCCAACCTCAACGCGGCCGGCAACCAGGCCTTCGTCTTCGCCAGCGCCTTCACGGGCGTGGCGGGCCAGCTCGTCCGGGCCTTCGACGCCGACAGCGGCCGCACCACGGTGTCGGGCGACGTCAACGGCGACGGCCAGGCCGACTTCGCCTTCCAGATGCTGGGCAATCACACCGTCTCGTCGGTGGGTTGGCTGTTGTAG
- a CDS encoding M10 family metallopeptidase C-terminal domain-containing protein produces the protein MNLAENTALAASETVSAGQPAAAPPINVLNTIDWGGVTVQTGKYDDAGRLVIEYLFGGSADHPQLFDWSAEAMAAVRLALAQFEAIINVVFHETLDRTNPDFTLISYTAEQSGVLLGEFNPPGEENQGLGQFDFTNRGWNAEGLQIGGYGFNTLVHELGHGMGLAHPHDHGGGSDILPGVTDRFDPGQRFQPGGQLENQGVWTMMSYIDGWRQHPQGNIDVEGYGNIAGPMAWDIALLQQKYGANMQWHTGDDVYVLPAADGAGTYYSSIWDAGGSADWLVAGSALDVTIDLRPATLLYEDGSAGWVSYAAGVHGGFTIANGVTIENAEGGAGADLLIGNAVGNIIRGLAGNDILAGREGDDSLNGGAGDDRLVGGDGYDTADYSDAASGVTVRLAQTTRQNTVGAGRDLLEGIEAVQGSAYNDVLAGNGGDNLLSGGDGDDRLDGLGGNDLLVGGLGSDRLVGGDGDDVLSDTGDGADSLYGGAGNDRLTVFHDLSLSKVVVDGGDGDDLITLDAPGGQTYGYGGAGDDHFVLMAAATVSGGTGSDLFTIDVDFAGVLTLADFTGGAGGDRLDLTDFLTDVLSGWNGSANPFSSGHLQLAASGTSTLLQIDIDGAAGGTSWSTLAIFKGLALNALTSFNLGFAPPSIILGTAGPDNLAGSAANDTIQGLGGNDSLKGQAGHDLIDGGDGDDLLYGLAGDDTLSGGAGADKLTAGDGADILDGGVGNDQLIGGLGQDSMTGGAGADLFVYTATADSAVGAMDLIADFAAGSGDRISLVGIDANATVEGNQAFAFAQAFTGVAGQLVRDFSIDTGRTTVSGDVNGDGVADFAFQLVGNHTVSTVGWLL, from the coding sequence ATGAATCTGGCTGAAAACACCGCGCTGGCGGCGAGCGAAACCGTGTCCGCTGGTCAACCGGCCGCAGCGCCGCCGATCAATGTGCTGAACACCATCGACTGGGGCGGCGTCACCGTCCAGACCGGCAAGTACGACGACGCCGGTCGGCTGGTCATCGAGTACTTGTTCGGCGGCTCGGCCGATCATCCGCAGCTGTTCGACTGGTCGGCCGAAGCCATGGCCGCCGTCCGCCTGGCGCTGGCGCAGTTCGAAGCCATCATCAACGTCGTCTTCCATGAGACGCTGGATCGGACCAACCCCGATTTCACCCTGATCAGCTACACGGCGGAGCAGTCGGGCGTTCTGCTGGGCGAGTTCAATCCGCCGGGAGAAGAGAACCAGGGCCTGGGCCAATTCGACTTCACCAACCGGGGCTGGAACGCCGAGGGGCTGCAGATTGGCGGCTACGGCTTCAACACCCTGGTTCACGAGCTCGGGCACGGCATGGGCCTGGCCCATCCGCACGACCACGGCGGCGGATCGGACATCCTGCCCGGGGTCACCGACCGGTTCGATCCCGGCCAGCGGTTCCAGCCGGGCGGCCAGCTGGAGAACCAGGGCGTTTGGACAATGATGTCCTACATTGACGGCTGGCGTCAGCATCCGCAGGGCAACATCGACGTCGAGGGCTATGGCAACATCGCCGGCCCGATGGCCTGGGACATCGCCCTGCTACAGCAGAAGTACGGCGCCAACATGCAGTGGCATACCGGCGACGACGTCTATGTCCTGCCCGCCGCCGATGGAGCGGGGACCTACTACAGTTCGATCTGGGACGCCGGCGGCTCCGCCGACTGGTTGGTGGCCGGATCGGCGCTGGATGTCACCATCGACCTGCGTCCCGCCACCCTGCTGTACGAGGACGGCAGCGCCGGCTGGGTTTCCTACGCGGCCGGGGTGCACGGCGGCTTCACCATCGCCAACGGGGTGACCATCGAGAACGCCGAAGGCGGGGCTGGGGCCGATCTGTTGATCGGCAACGCGGTCGGCAACATCATTCGCGGCCTGGCCGGCAACGACATCCTGGCCGGCCGCGAGGGAGACGACAGCCTGAACGGCGGCGCGGGCGATGACCGCCTGGTCGGCGGCGACGGCTACGACACCGCCGACTATTCCGACGCCGCCTCCGGCGTCACCGTCCGCCTCGCCCAGACCACCCGCCAGAACACCGTCGGCGCCGGCCGCGACCTTCTGGAAGGCATCGAGGCGGTCCAGGGCTCGGCCTATAACGACGTCCTGGCAGGCAATGGCGGCGACAACCTGCTGTCGGGCGGCGACGGCGACGACCGGCTGGACGGGCTGGGCGGCAACGACCTGCTGGTCGGCGGCCTGGGCTCGGACCGCCTGGTCGGCGGCGACGGCGACGACGTCCTTAGCGATACCGGCGACGGCGCCGACAGCCTCTACGGCGGGGCCGGGAACGACCGCCTGACCGTCTTCCACGATCTGTCGCTCAGCAAGGTGGTGGTCGACGGCGGCGACGGCGACGACCTGATCACCCTCGACGCCCCCGGCGGCCAGACCTACGGCTACGGTGGCGCGGGCGACGACCACTTCGTGCTGATGGCGGCGGCCACGGTCAGCGGCGGGACCGGTTCGGACCTGTTCACGATCGATGTCGACTTCGCCGGCGTCCTGACCCTCGCCGACTTCACCGGCGGGGCCGGCGGTGATCGCCTCGACCTGACCGACTTCCTCACCGACGTCTTGAGCGGCTGGAACGGCTCGGCCAACCCCTTCAGCTCAGGCCATCTGCAGCTGGCCGCCAGCGGGACCAGCACCCTGCTGCAGATCGACATCGACGGCGCCGCCGGCGGAACCAGCTGGTCGACCCTGGCGATCTTCAAGGGCCTGGCCCTCAACGCCCTGACCAGCTTCAACCTCGGCTTCGCTCCGCCCTCGATCATCCTCGGCACGGCCGGACCGGACAATCTGGCCGGCAGCGCCGCCAACGACACCATCCAGGGCCTGGGCGGCAACGACAGCCTCAAGGGCCAGGCCGGCCATGACCTCATCGACGGCGGCGACGGCGACGACCTGCTCTACGGCCTGGCCGGCGACGACACCCTGTCCGGCGGGGCCGGGGCGGACAAGCTGACGGCCGGCGACGGGGCGGACATCCTCGACGGCGGCGTCGGCAACGACCAGCTGATCGGCGGGCTGGGCCAGGACAGCATGACCGGCGGCGCGGGCGCCGACCTGTTCGTCTACACCGCCACGGCCGACAGCGCCGTCGGCGCCATGGACCTGATCGCCGACTTCGCCGCCGGCTCGGGCGACCGCATCAGCCTGGTCGGCATCGACGCCAATGCGACGGTGGAGGGCAACCAGGCCTTCGCCTTCGCTCAGGCCTTTACCGGCGTCGCGGGCCAGCTGGTGCGCGACTTCAGCATCGACACCGGCCGCACCACGGTGTCGGGCGACGTCAACGGCGACGGCGTGGCCGACTTCGCCTTCCAGCTGGTCGGCAACCACACCGTCTCGACGGTCGGCTGGCTGCTTTAG